Proteins from a genomic interval of Halorussus rarus:
- a CDS encoding multicopper oxidase domain-containing protein, with protein MTDIGAPGDGPSRRDFLKATGAGGLAAAAGCTAPTGRDQQTTQQRAMQSQTSLPSTSPPEIVNVDEQGGKVTLKSAPATHAVHPLDSMGGPVELPQVWAFQADDRDPSVPGPILRTTEGEDMEVTLDNTEGKRPHTLHFHGVQKTWENDGVPTTTGITVEPGEKHTYQIPANVPGTHLYHCHFQTPRHIEMGMFGILRVDPKGYEPADREYFMTLKEWDSSLSRMMAGESASYNPRKRNPDVFTINGKSAPRTLHPEDGSPIIVKQGETVRLHMVNGGYMSHPMHIHNHRFQRVEKDGGVIPEAARHDMDVTNIAPAERHTIEFTADADPGIYLMHCHKVNHVMNGRSYPGGMLNGVVYESAMDTDIFAQLMEYAGYQG; from the coding sequence ATGACCGACATCGGAGCCCCCGGAGACGGCCCGTCTCGACGCGACTTCCTGAAAGCGACCGGCGCCGGCGGCCTGGCCGCCGCCGCCGGCTGTACCGCCCCGACCGGCCGCGACCAACAGACCACCCAGCAGCGAGCCATGCAATCCCAGACCTCACTTCCATCCACGAGCCCCCCCGAGATCGTGAACGTCGACGAACAGGGCGGTAAGGTCACGCTCAAGTCCGCGCCCGCGACGCACGCGGTCCACCCCCTGGACTCGATGGGCGGCCCCGTCGAGCTCCCGCAGGTGTGGGCGTTCCAGGCCGACGACCGCGACCCCAGCGTCCCCGGTCCCATCCTCCGGACGACGGAGGGCGAGGACATGGAGGTCACCCTGGACAACACCGAGGGCAAGCGCCCCCACACGCTCCACTTCCACGGCGTCCAGAAGACGTGGGAGAACGACGGCGTGCCCACGACCACCGGCATCACCGTCGAGCCCGGCGAGAAGCACACCTACCAGATCCCCGCAAACGTGCCCGGCACCCACCTCTACCACTGCCACTTCCAGACGCCGCGGCACATCGAGATGGGCATGTTCGGCATCCTCCGGGTCGACCCGAAGGGGTACGAGCCCGCCGACCGGGAGTACTTCATGACCCTCAAGGAGTGGGACTCCTCGCTCTCGCGGATGATGGCCGGCGAAAGCGCGAGCTACAACCCGCGCAAGCGCAACCCCGACGTGTTCACCATCAACGGCAAGTCCGCGCCCCGGACGCTCCACCCCGAAGACGGCTCGCCTATCATCGTCAAGCAGGGCGAGACGGTCCGACTCCACATGGTCAACGGCGGGTACATGTCCCACCCGATGCACATCCACAACCACCGGTTCCAGCGCGTCGAGAAGGACGGCGGCGTCATCCCGGAGGCCGCCCGCCACGACATGGACGTGACCAACATCGCGCCCGCCGAGCGCCACACCATCGAGTTCACCGCCGACGCCGACCCCGGCATCTACCTGATGCACTGCCACAAGGTCAACCACGTGATGAACGGCCGGTCGTACCCCGGCGGGATGCTCAACGGCGTCGTCTACGAGTCGGCGATGGACACCGACATCTTCGCCCAGCTGATGGAGTACGCCGGCTACCAGGGGTAG
- a CDS encoding winged helix-turn-helix domain-containing protein produces MVRDPVGVEDAPDLQAVLDALDDPDCRAIVRQLDEPMTASEISEAADIPLSTVYRKLDVLTEASLLSELTEVRSDGHHTTRYDVDFEEVSFALTEDRELEVSVSRPTRSAEERLADMWSEVRKET; encoded by the coding sequence ATGGTTCGAGACCCGGTCGGCGTGGAGGACGCGCCTGACCTCCAGGCGGTCCTCGACGCCCTCGACGACCCGGACTGCCGGGCCATCGTCAGACAACTCGACGAACCCATGACAGCGAGCGAGATCTCCGAGGCGGCCGACATCCCGCTCTCGACCGTCTACCGCAAGCTCGACGTACTGACCGAGGCGTCGCTCCTCTCGGAGCTGACCGAGGTCCGGAGCGACGGGCACCACACGACCCGGTACGACGTCGACTTCGAGGAGGTGTCGTTCGCGCTGACCGAGGACCGGGAGCTCGAGGTGAGCGTCTCTCGGCCGACCCGCTCGGCCGAGGAGCGGCTCGCGGACATGTGGTCGGAGGTGCGCAAGGAGACGTGA
- a CDS encoding DUF7521 family protein, which produces MTGELLTVTLLVVVLKTIALTLGGLTTFFAYKAYRRTESPALGALALGFGVVTLGAFLAGIADQVVGVDRTLVLIIESALTAAGFAVITYSMYVE; this is translated from the coding sequence GTGACGGGGGAACTGCTCACGGTCACGCTGCTCGTGGTGGTGCTCAAGACGATCGCGCTCACCCTCGGCGGGCTCACCACCTTCTTCGCCTACAAGGCCTACCGCCGGACCGAATCGCCGGCGCTGGGGGCGCTCGCACTCGGCTTCGGCGTGGTCACGCTCGGCGCGTTCCTCGCCGGCATCGCCGACCAGGTCGTCGGCGTCGACCGGACCCTGGTCCTGATAATCGAGAGCGCGCTGACCGCGGCCGGCTTCGCCGTCATCACCTACTCGATGTACGTGGAGTAG
- a CDS encoding inorganic phosphate transporter, translated as MVSLLAVAGVVVAVFVGFNIGGSSTGVSFGPAVGSRLVRKTTAGVLFVGFALLGAWTVGRNVIATMSSSIVPAAQFTPIASVAVLFFTGASLLISNLYGVPASTSMTAVGAIVGLGLASGTLNQALMFTIVSAWIIAPLLSLTIGVVVGRYIYPYLDRYVAFTKFDLHLIQLDRSGSIPRPRFNTNASLQDIAGSLSVVVIACYMAFSAGASNAANAVAPLVGEGGSLTVNQGVLLAVFAFGLGSFTIARRTLETVGDDITELPILASLIVSIVGGTVITILSYLGIPASLAVSTTSTIIGLGWGRASRAATLAELATPAPENPDLDVSTGALVTSRVEEAPASPTIGDIARHEEPVDEPKEMPDVPDIGAEGPADLDEQSLFDPRAAKRIVVLWVLTPTLSVVASYPVFAFLL; from the coding sequence ATGGTATCACTACTAGCCGTAGCTGGTGTCGTTGTCGCCGTGTTCGTCGGGTTCAACATTGGCGGGTCGTCGACGGGCGTGTCATTCGGTCCGGCAGTCGGCTCGCGCCTCGTTCGGAAGACGACGGCAGGGGTCCTGTTCGTCGGTTTCGCGCTTCTTGGCGCGTGGACCGTCGGTCGGAACGTCATCGCCACAATGAGTAGCAGCATCGTACCTGCAGCCCAGTTCACACCCATCGCAAGCGTCGCCGTCTTGTTTTTCACCGGCGCGTCGCTACTCATCTCGAATCTCTACGGCGTTCCAGCCTCGACCTCGATGACGGCCGTCGGCGCCATCGTCGGACTCGGTCTCGCGTCCGGAACGCTCAACCAGGCACTCATGTTCACCATCGTTTCGGCGTGGATCATTGCGCCGCTATTGAGTTTGACCATCGGGGTCGTGGTCGGGCGCTACATCTATCCGTACCTCGATCGTTACGTCGCGTTCACGAAGTTCGATCTCCACCTCATCCAACTCGACCGGTCGGGATCGATTCCGCGTCCGCGATTTAACACGAACGCGTCGCTGCAGGACATCGCTGGATCGCTCTCGGTGGTCGTCATCGCCTGTTATATGGCGTTCTCCGCGGGTGCGTCGAACGCGGCGAACGCCGTGGCGCCCCTCGTCGGCGAGGGAGGGTCACTGACGGTCAATCAGGGAGTCCTGCTCGCGGTGTTCGCCTTCGGGTTGGGCAGTTTCACCATCGCCCGCCGCACGCTGGAGACGGTCGGAGACGATATCACGGAGCTCCCAATCCTCGCGTCGCTGATCGTTTCCATCGTGGGTGGCACCGTCATCACGATCCTCTCCTACTTGGGGATACCCGCGAGTCTGGCGGTGAGTACGACATCGACGATTATCGGGCTCGGGTGGGGTCGGGCGAGTCGAGCGGCGACACTGGCAGAACTGGCGACACCCGCGCCCGAAAATCCGGATCTGGATGTCTCGACGGGAGCGTTGGTCACCTCACGCGTCGAAGAGGCTCCTGCAAGCCCGACGATCGGGGATATCGCCCGACACGAGGAACCCGTAGACGAACCGAAGGAGATGCCGGACGTGCCGGATATCGGCGCGGAAGGGCCGGCTGATCTCGACGAGCAAAGTCTTTTCGACCCGAGGGCAGCCAAGCGTATCGTCGTACTGTGGGTGTTGACGCCGACACTGTCGGTTGTTGCCTCCTACCCGGTATTCGCGTTCTTGTTGTGA